ACCTGGATGAACTCTGTAAACGTGCCTTTGCCTTTGTGATGTTTAAAGAGGAAGAGAAAATATTGGAGCACAATGGAATGCAGCAGGTTATGCTGGCCATTGTAGCCGAATATGCAAATGTGATCCTTGATCATGATGAAAATCAAGCTCCTTTTACCCTGGTAGAACTGGAAAATGATGAAGATTATGTCATCCCTTTTCCTATAAAGGTGAAAGGAGAGGAGCGGCAGCTGACCCTGTTTGGAATCATCGACCGTGTAGATCAGCGCAATGGGGTCACGAGAATCGTGGATTATAAAACAGGAAGAGACGAAATCGGCTTCTCTTCCATTGAAGAGCTTTTTGATACAGAAAGTAATAAACAAAACAAGGCACTCGTGCAAACTTTGTTCTATACCTACGTTTACGAACAGGCTAAAGGGATCACGGGGGTAGAACCCAACCTTTACATCATTCGTAAAATGCGGGAAGAAGGAACCTTGTTCTATCTGAGGGAAAACCGGAAAAAAGTGTTGCTACAGGCGGAACAACTCGACGATATGAAAGGAAATTTTACCAACCTGCTCCGGCAAAAACTGGAAGAATTGTTCAATCCTGATGTCCCTTTTGTACACACAACAGTAGCCGATAATTGCATGTATTGCCCTTACCTTACCCTTTGTGGAAAATAAAAAACTATGCCTATGCTTGTCTCTGCAGTACCCATTCTGGCTTCGGTAAATACAGCTGAAACCATCGCTTTTTACACCGGAAAATTAGACTTTACCTTTCATTCCGAATGGGATGGATACCTGATTTTTAGTAAAGATGACATCTCTTTACACTTCTGGCCAACCACCGATCCGGAGATTCCAAAGCATACCGGTTGTTATATCAATGTAAATAAAGTTGAGCAATTGTATCAACAATATGAGCCTCTGGGAGTGGTTCACCCAAATGGTAAGCTGGCAGAAATGGCCTGGGGAATGCACCAGTTCTCGATTTTAGACAACAATGGAAACATCATTCATTTTGGTGAACCGATGGAAAACAAAGTGTAATTAAAACACTACTTCATAATTAATTTACAATAGTTATATTTGCCAACAGTTAATATTTGAATATACAATGAGAGAAATTCAATTTAGAGAAGCGTTACGCGAAGCCCTAAGTGAAGAAATGCGTAAAAATGAGAACGTTTTCTTGATGGGTGAAGAGGTAGCGCAATACAATGGTGCTTATAAGGTAAGTCAGGGTATGTTAGACGAGTTTGGCGACAAACGCGTAATTGATACTCCTATTGCTGAATTAGGCTTTGCCGGTATTGGTATTGGCGCAGCAATGAATGGATTGATTCCGGTCATAGAATTTATGACTTTCAATTTCTCGTTGGTTGCTATTGATCAGATTATTAACGGTGCAGCCAAAATGTTGTCGATGAGCGGTGGACAGTTTCCTGTTCCGATCGTATTTCGTGGGCCAACCGGAAATGCAGGTCAGCTGGGTGCTCAGCACTCTCAGAACTTTGAAAACTGGTATGCAAACTGCCCGGGCTTAAAAGTTGTGGTTCCATCTACTCCTTACGAAGCTAAAGGTCTGTTAAAACAAGCTATCCTTGATCCGGATCCGGTAATTTTCATGGAGTCTGAAGTGATGTACGGCGATAAAGGAGAAGTTCCTGAAGAGGAATATTACCTGCCAATCGGTAAAGCAAACGTGGTTAAAGAAGGAAGCGATGTAACCATCGTTACTTTCGGTAAAATGTTAACCCGTGTGGTAAACCCGGCTGTAGAAGAGCTGACTAAAGATGGAATCAATGTAGAAGTAATCGATTTACGTACAGTACGTCCTATCGATTATGCAACTATCATCGAGTCTGTAAAGAAAACAAACCGTTTGGTAATTGTTGAAGAGGCATGGCCATTGGCTTCTATCTCTTCCGAGATTGCATTTAATATCCAAAAGAATGCTTTCGATTACCTAGATGCTCCGGTATTGCGTATCACTTGTGCGGATGTTCCACTTCCATATGCACCTACACTGATCGCAGCTAGCTTACCTAATGCTGAAAAAGTGATTAAAGCAGTTAAAGAAGTAATGTACGTAGCAAAATAAGCTATTTCATATACACTATGATATTATCCCGTTGGTCAAAACCCAGCGGGATTTTTTTTTATCCAACCTAACCGGGGCGCAACAATTCATTAACATTTTATTTATTTGAGGATGTCGATTGTTAGAATTAATTTTGGCCCCAATTGTACGTTAGAATACCAAAAGATCTTTAAATGAGTCACCATTCTAAAATAATTGCTGCTGAACTTTCGGTAGCTGAAAAGCAGGTTATTGCGACTATTGAATTGTTAGATGAAGGAGCAACTGTTCCTTTTATTTCGCGTTACCGTAAAGAAATGACGGGTAGCCTGGATGAAGTACAGGTGGCGGCTATCCGCGACAGGTTTCAGCAGCTTCGTGAGCTGGATAAGCGCAGAGAAGCAATCCTTAAAGCGCTGGCTGCCCTGGATAAGCTGAGCCCTGAACTGGAAGCTCAGATCAACGCGGCGACAAATATCGCAACAATTGAAGATATTTATCTTCCTTATAAGCCTAAGCGTAAAACAAGAGCCTCAGAAGCAAGAAAAAAAGGACTGGAACCTTTAGCACTGATGATTCTGGAACAAGGGAAAATTAATCCTGACTCAGAGGCCGAAGCCTTCTTAAATGCGGAACTGGGCGTAAACTCTACAGACGAAGCACTATCCGGAGCAAGGGACATCATTGCAGAGATCATCAATGAGCATGTTGACGTGAGAACTTCAATGCGCAGATATTTTCAGCAAAAAGCTTCCTTCAAATCCTCTGTCCTGAAGGGTAAAGAAGAAGAGGGAATTAAGTATAAAGATTACTTCGAATGGGAGGAACCCTTGAAAGCGGCACCATCACACCGTGTTCTTGCCATGAGAAGAGGAGAAAACGAATCTATCTTAAAATTGGAGACCATGCCGGAGGAAGAAGGCGCAATCTCTATTTTAGAAGAACAGTTTGTAAAAGGAAATACAGCGGGTAGTAAACAGGTAAAACTGGCTATTCAGGACTGCTATAAAAGATTGTTAGGCCCGGCAATGGAAACAGAAATCCGCTCTTTTTCTAAAGATAAAGCTGATGAGGAAGCCATCAGGGTATTTGCCGAAAATGCCAGACAACTCTTGTTGGCAGCACCAATGGGACAGAAAAATGTATTGGCCATCGACCCTGGATTCCGTACCGGATGTAAAGTGGTTTGCCTGGACAGACAAGGAAAGTTATTGGAAAATACAGCAATCTATCCACATACCGGACAAGGGAATGTGAAGAATGCAGCAGATAAAATTACGGAGCTTTGTAAAAAATATGAAATAGAAGCCATTGCTATCGGTAATGGTACTGCAGGAAGAGAAACAGAAGTGTTTATCCGTGGATTGCAATTGCCGGAAATCACAGTGGTGATGGTCAATGAAAACGGGGCTTCTATCTATTCGGCTTCAGATGTGGCAAGGGAAGAATTTCCAACCCAGGACATCACGGTTCGTGGTGCAGTTTCTATCGGCAGAAGATTAATGGACCCATTGGCAGAACTGGTAAAGATCGATCCTAAATCGATTGGTGTCGGACAGTATCAGCATGATGTGGATCAAAATAAATTGCAACAGTCTTTGGATGATACGGTAATGAGCTGCGTAAACGCGGTAGGAGTAGAGTTGAATACCGCTTCGAAACAGGTATTGGCTTATGTTTCCGGTCTTGGGCCGCAGCTGGCACAAAATATTGTAACCTATAGAAATGAGAATGGCGCGTTTAAAAACAGAGAGAGCCTGAAAAAGGTTCCCCGTTTAGGTGATAAAGCATTTGAGCAGGCTGCAGGATTCTTAAGGATCAGAAATGCAGAACATGTGCTGGATGCAAGTGGTGTGCATCCGGAGCGTTATGCTTTGGTGAATAAAATGGCCAGAGATCTGAACTGTACCGTTGCCCAACTGGTGAAAGATGCCGCGTTGAGAAAGCAAATCAAATTGCAGCAATATGTAAGTGAAGAGATCGGATTGCCAACATTAAATGACATCATGAATGAATTGGCTAAGCCGGGAAGAGATCCCCGGGAGCAATTTGAAGCATTCAGCTTCACCGATGGGGTAAACGAGATCTCAGACCTGAAAATCGGAATGAAGCTTCCTGGAATCGTCACAAATATTACCAATTTCGGCGCTTTTGTTGACATAGGTGTGCATCAGGATGGTTTGGTACATACCAGCCAGATGTCTGACCGCTTTATCGCAAACCCAAATGATGTGGTAAAAGTACACCAAAAGGTAGAGGTGACGGTTATGGAAGTGGATGTAGCACGTAAACGCATTTCCTTATCGATGAAAACAGGAGAGGCAAGGGCACCTAAGTCTAAAAATTCTGGAAAACCAGCAGATAAAGCGAAATCCTTTAACAAACCGTCAAATGCTAAGCCAAAACCTGCTCATAAACCTGAGCAAAAAGGAAAAGCACAACCGGAAGGTGACTTACAATTGAAACTGGAAGCGTTGAAAAATATGTTCAAATAACAATTCTTAAATAAATAGAAAAGGTTCGGAATATCATTTCCGAACCTTTTCTATTTAATCCTCCCGGCTCCCGTCATCGGCCATACGGACGATTTTCGGACTAAACCTGGCCACAACGTCTACGAGCTCTTTTTGAGCATCCATCACCAGGTTGATGTCTTTATAAGCCATAGGGGCTTCATCTAATCCGGCGCCAATTAAGGTAACTTTATGTTCCTTCAAGATAGCCCTCATCTGATCTCTGGAGATGTTCTGAATGGCTTTTGTTCGGCTCATCAATCTTCCGGCACCATGAGAAGCAGAGTTGATCGCTGCGGTCTCTCCTTTTCCGCGGACCAGGAAACCCGGAGCGGTCATAGAGCCTGGAATAATCCCCATCACTCCTTTACCGGCAGGGGTAGCCCCTTTACGGTGAACAATCACTTCTTCTCCGTTCCAGACCTCTTTCCAGGCAAAATTATGGTGGTTTTCTACCCTGGCCAACACCTCTGCTCCAATGGCTTTTGTTAGTTTCTTATGGATCACCTCATGACAGGCAGAAGCGTAATCACCCGCAAGGTTCATCGCCAGCCAGTATTCTTGTCCGGCTTCAGAATTCATATCCAGATAAGCCAGGTTTACGGCTTCCTGTGGAAGCTTACATAATTCTTTAGCCAGCCTGGTATAATGCCCGGCTACTGTTGCCCCAAATCCACGTGAGCCGGAATGCGTCAGTAAGGCAAGGTATTTTCCCTTCGGAATGTTTAAAGCACCATCGTCTTTCTCAAATTCAATAATCCCCCATTCCACAAAGTGATTTCCACCACCAGAGCTTCCCAGCTGTGAATAAGCCTTATCATGCAGGTTTTTGATCATCGGCGTCAGGTTAAACTCTGCACGCTCCAATACTTCATGATCTGCTTTATACTGGCCATGAAAACCATGCCCGGCGCCAAATTTAGTATGTGCAATCAATTCTCTTTTGAACTGAGCCTCATTTTCATGGAAATGGCTTTCTGAAATATCGAATACAGATAAGGCCATCCGACAACCGATGTCGACACCCACACCATATGGTATAATTGCATTACGGGTAGCTAAAACACCTCCTATCGGCAAACCGTAACCCTGATGTGCATCGGGCATTAATGCGCCTGCAACACTTACAGGTAACCTCATCGCAATGTTCATCTGTTTTCTCGCACCTTCTTCTATCTGGTCTCCCCCGTATACGGTATAAGCGGTTGCCTGTGCCGATAACGCAATCGTTTCATCTACTGGTGCCGCAGCTTCTTCAATGATGGCCGTGGCCAGTTTTTCCAGGATCTCATGATCGATGAACTGCTCTGGTTTTGCTTTTACTTCCAGCAATAAGGTGATGAGTTCTTCTTTGTTAAATTCCTCAAATCCTTTTTCAATCAGACTTAATGCAAGTCCGAGTGTTTTTCCGGGAGCATAACCTCTTTCAATGAGTTCGTTCCCATTTAATATATGTTTCATTATTTTATTCTTAATGATATAATGCTGTTCTCATTTCTATGAGCACATATTTTTAATATTACCCTAATTATTTAACAAAGATCTGCTTCAACTGATCGATCATTTGTCCGCTTCCGGATAAGCTGATCGTGTTGATCTTTTCTGCAATCTTCTCTACATATTCCATTTCTTTCAATTTATACAACATGGCATTATCTTCCATCAGTTTTGCCGTATTTAACAAACTTCTGGTAGAGGCGGTTTCCTCTCTTCTCGTAATCAGGTTGGCTTGTGCTCTTTTTTCAGCAATCAAAACCTGATTCATGATTTCTTTGATGTCACCTGGTAGTATAATGTCTTTCAATCCGCAGTTGAGTAATTCAACACCCAAAAGCGCGGCATTCGCTGCGGAGCTGGTCAAGACATGATTTGCAATCTTTTCCTTGCTTTCCATCAACTCATCAAAAGTTAGCCTTCCAATGAATTCTCTTAAAGATAACTGAATCAATACGTACAGTTGTTTCTCAAATTCCTTGTTTTCCAACAGGGCTTTGATGGCATCTGATACTTTGTACTGAACACTAAAGTTGATTCTCAACTGCGCTTTATCCTTGGTTAAAATTTCCTGGCCTGCGATTTCCATGTTCAGTTGTCTCAAGTCAGTTTTCAACACCTGGATCAGCGTGCTGTTGTTCCACCAGATGTAATTTCCTACTTCCAGTACACGTTCAAACTTTCCATCAACCATCATCAAAGCGGCTTCATAGCTCTCAATTCTGAAAGATTTGACATAAGGCTGCATCAAAGACTTTAACAAAGTGCTTTTATCTATGTTTTCAGTGATCTCATACTTATTCAGGTCCACATTCAGAAAGGAGTATTTGTTTAATCCGATCCAGAAAGCATATCTTCCGGCAGTCAAGACCTGCTTGAAGTTCTCATTTTGATAAACCAATACCAAAGTATTGTCTCTGACTTCCACCAGGTGTATCAGGTTTTCGAAATCTTTATTTTGTAAGAGTACATCCAGCTCCGTAGAAGCGATGAAGGTTTTAGACTGATCATAAACTTCCACAGTTTCTCCAAATCCCAACCAGTAGTTTCCGGCTGTTATTACTCTTTTGAATTCTCTGTTTTTGTAAACCAACCCCACAGAGTTGGTATTAATGGTTACTCTTTTCATATATTTTAATTTTGGTTGGTTTAATATTTGTTACTCCTGACATCAGGAAGAATGCTGCACTCTTTGAGCATTCTTCCGGCAGCTTTTCTATTTCATTTTTAACAAGCATTTTTGAAAAACATTCATCCAAAGGATACGGAAGTCCCGTCTGGTAGGAATATTCTGATCTTTAAAGATGCTTTACCTGCTTTCAATCCACCCTTTTCAGGATCGGTTCTTAAGGGGTATGGCATATTTGACAGATCAACATTCTTCTTTCCCGTTCCGGACTTTCAAAGTTTCTTTTGGATTGCTTTATTCCCGATCTCCTGATGATCGGGTTTTAAGCCGAATGTTTTTCTCCAATGCTTAACAGCGAGGGTTTGTGAAGTTCCTCTTCTTCTAAGTGGATCTTAAATCCATTGCATTACCAGTTTTGCTATTCCAATTTTGGTTGGAAGCAGGATTCGAACCTGCAATTTGTATTGCTCTACCTCTGAGCTATCCCGGAAAACCGGGAATGGGATTTGAACCCATGACCCATACATGTTATTGACAACCTATTACCTTAATTCGCCAGGATATGAAAGCATAATTGCTCCATACTTTGGGGCCATACAGAAACCCGCAACTGCGGACGCTAATGATGTAGTATTGCCATTCCCTTTCGGGAATATTTTTAAGTACTTATGTACTGATATGATTCAAAGAACTTGTCGTTGTGATTGACATTACAAAGATGCATGGGTCATAACGCAGTACAATTGCGCAGTTGTTTTTTATTTGGAGCTATTCTTTTATCTTTCTTATTATCAGGGTGATATTTTTAAATTTTCTCCAAATTAATGGCCTGCCGGTTTTAAATGCGCAGTTGTATTGCGTAGTCAAATGCTTTTATTACTTTTATAAAAAGGAAATTTCAGATGTCTATTAATAAATTAGCCCTCATCCGTTACAAAACCATTGATGAATGTTTAAAAAACCGGTTCCGGAAATGGAGTCTCGACGACCTGATTGAGAAGGTTGCTGCGGTACTATTCGAGTACGAAGGAATCAGCTCAGGGGTAAGTAAACGAACAGTTCAGTCGGATATCCAGATTATGAGGAGCGATAAGCTGGGCTATAATGCGCCTATTGTCGTTACCGACCGTAAATACTATGCTTATAGTGACCCTAATTACAGCATCACAAAAGCGCCGATCAATAACAACGATATTGAGAAGATGAAGGAGATTGTCGGGGTTTTAAAACAGTTTAATGGCTTTAGCTACTTTGATGAGATGAGTGATATGATTGCTAAGCTGGAAAACAACCTGTACAAATCTACCAATCAAAGCAAAAACTGCATTCAGTTCGAAAGCAATAAACAGCTCCGGGGCTTGAAATTTATTACTCCTCTGTACAGCGCAATACTGAATAAGGTGCCGCTGCTCATCGAGTATAAGTCTTTTAAGGCACTAAAGGCACAGCAAAGTATTTACTTCCCTTATCTCTTAAAGGAATATAGGAACCGCTGGTTCCTGATTGCAAAACCAAGAAAGGGCATGACGTTGATTACTTTGGCGCTTGACCGCATTCTGGAATTTCAGGAATTAACCAAAGAGCCATTCGTAGAATATAAAGGAGTTGATTTTGACCGCTATTTTGAAGATTTACTTGGAGTCACGAAATCTGAAAGAGATCGCCCTCATAAGGTGATCTTAAAAGTAAATAAAAAGAATGCCCCTTATGTACTGACCAAGCCTCTGCATCATAGTCAGGTCTTATTACAGGAAGATCACGATGGCATTATCATTAGGATCGATGTGGTATTGAACTTTGAACTGGAGCGGGAGATATTGGGTTTTGGAGAATGTATGAAAGTCCTGGGGCCAAGAAATCTGGCTTCCAGAATCAGGAAAAGACTGGAAGAGTCGGCAGCGCAATATAAAAATGAAGAATTCTTTCGCCAAAAATAAAGCCATCTTCAAAAAGAAGACGGCTTTATTTTTAATGATGCCCGGTCTTTAATCTCTGTTCATCCGGACAATCTTAGGAAAGAACTTTCCATGTACCTCAATCAGGTCTCTCTGGGCATGCATTACCCTTTCGATGTCTTTATAGGCCAATGGATTTTCCTCTACACTTCCACCAATTAAGGTTACGCCGGCGGTGGCCAGCATTTTTTTCAAAGCAGAGGCTGTGGTGTTGTTCTTTGCTTTTTGTCTGCTCATTGCCCTTCCGGCACCATGTGCAGCAGAGTGTAATGAATTTTCAATCCCTTTACCCATTACCAGATAAGCTGCGGTAGCCATACTTCCCGGAATAATGCCCAGTTCTCCCTGATGTGCAGGCGTGGCACCTTTACGGTGAATA
This region of Pedobacter steynii genomic DNA includes:
- a CDS encoding bleomycin resistance protein, with product MPMLVSAVPILASVNTAETIAFYTGKLDFTFHSEWDGYLIFSKDDISLHFWPTTDPEIPKHTGCYINVNKVEQLYQQYEPLGVVHPNGKLAEMAWGMHQFSILDNNGNIIHFGEPMENKV
- a CDS encoding pyruvate dehydrogenase complex E1 component subunit beta yields the protein MREIQFREALREALSEEMRKNENVFLMGEEVAQYNGAYKVSQGMLDEFGDKRVIDTPIAELGFAGIGIGAAMNGLIPVIEFMTFNFSLVAIDQIINGAAKMLSMSGGQFPVPIVFRGPTGNAGQLGAQHSQNFENWYANCPGLKVVVPSTPYEAKGLLKQAILDPDPVIFMESEVMYGDKGEVPEEEYYLPIGKANVVKEGSDVTIVTFGKMLTRVVNPAVEELTKDGINVEVIDLRTVRPIDYATIIESVKKTNRLVIVEEAWPLASISSEIAFNIQKNAFDYLDAPVLRITCADVPLPYAPTLIAASLPNAEKVIKAVKEVMYVAK
- a CDS encoding Tex family protein, giving the protein MSHHSKIIAAELSVAEKQVIATIELLDEGATVPFISRYRKEMTGSLDEVQVAAIRDRFQQLRELDKRREAILKALAALDKLSPELEAQINAATNIATIEDIYLPYKPKRKTRASEARKKGLEPLALMILEQGKINPDSEAEAFLNAELGVNSTDEALSGARDIIAEIINEHVDVRTSMRRYFQQKASFKSSVLKGKEEEGIKYKDYFEWEEPLKAAPSHRVLAMRRGENESILKLETMPEEEGAISILEEQFVKGNTAGSKQVKLAIQDCYKRLLGPAMETEIRSFSKDKADEEAIRVFAENARQLLLAAPMGQKNVLAIDPGFRTGCKVVCLDRQGKLLENTAIYPHTGQGNVKNAADKITELCKKYEIEAIAIGNGTAGRETEVFIRGLQLPEITVVMVNENGASIYSASDVAREEFPTQDITVRGAVSIGRRLMDPLAELVKIDPKSIGVGQYQHDVDQNKLQQSLDDTVMSCVNAVGVELNTASKQVLAYVSGLGPQLAQNIVTYRNENGAFKNRESLKKVPRLGDKAFEQAAGFLRIRNAEHVLDASGVHPERYALVNKMARDLNCTVAQLVKDAALRKQIKLQQYVSEEIGLPTLNDIMNELAKPGRDPREQFEAFSFTDGVNEISDLKIGMKLPGIVTNITNFGAFVDIGVHQDGLVHTSQMSDRFIANPNDVVKVHQKVEVTVMEVDVARKRISLSMKTGEARAPKSKNSGKPADKAKSFNKPSNAKPKPAHKPEQKGKAQPEGDLQLKLEALKNMFK
- a CDS encoding RtcB family protein produces the protein MKHILNGNELIERGYAPGKTLGLALSLIEKGFEEFNKEELITLLLEVKAKPEQFIDHEILEKLATAIIEEAAAPVDETIALSAQATAYTVYGGDQIEEGARKQMNIAMRLPVSVAGALMPDAHQGYGLPIGGVLATRNAIIPYGVGVDIGCRMALSVFDISESHFHENEAQFKRELIAHTKFGAGHGFHGQYKADHEVLERAEFNLTPMIKNLHDKAYSQLGSSGGGNHFVEWGIIEFEKDDGALNIPKGKYLALLTHSGSRGFGATVAGHYTRLAKELCKLPQEAVNLAYLDMNSEAGQEYWLAMNLAGDYASACHEVIHKKLTKAIGAEVLARVENHHNFAWKEVWNGEEVIVHRKGATPAGKGVMGIIPGSMTAPGFLVRGKGETAAINSASHGAGRLMSRTKAIQNISRDQMRAILKEHKVTLIGAGLDEAPMAYKDINLVMDAQKELVDVVARFSPKIVRMADDGSRED
- a CDS encoding slipin family protein, whose protein sequence is MKRVTINTNSVGLVYKNREFKRVITAGNYWLGFGETVEVYDQSKTFIASTELDVLLQNKDFENLIHLVEVRDNTLVLVYQNENFKQVLTAGRYAFWIGLNKYSFLNVDLNKYEITENIDKSTLLKSLMQPYVKSFRIESYEAALMMVDGKFERVLEVGNYIWWNNSTLIQVLKTDLRQLNMEIAGQEILTKDKAQLRINFSVQYKVSDAIKALLENKEFEKQLYVLIQLSLREFIGRLTFDELMESKEKIANHVLTSSAANAALLGVELLNCGLKDIILPGDIKEIMNQVLIAEKRAQANLITRREETASTRSLLNTAKLMEDNAMLYKLKEMEYVEKIAEKINTISLSGSGQMIDQLKQIFVK
- a CDS encoding helix-turn-helix transcriptional regulator; translation: MSINKLALIRYKTIDECLKNRFRKWSLDDLIEKVAAVLFEYEGISSGVSKRTVQSDIQIMRSDKLGYNAPIVVTDRKYYAYSDPNYSITKAPINNNDIEKMKEIVGVLKQFNGFSYFDEMSDMIAKLENNLYKSTNQSKNCIQFESNKQLRGLKFITPLYSAILNKVPLLIEYKSFKALKAQQSIYFPYLLKEYRNRWFLIAKPRKGMTLITLALDRILEFQELTKEPFVEYKGVDFDRYFEDLLGVTKSERDRPHKVILKVNKKNAPYVLTKPLHHSQVLLQEDHDGIIIRIDVVLNFELEREILGFGECMKVLGPRNLASRIRKRLEESAAQYKNEEFFRQK